Proteins from a single region of Diorhabda sublineata isolate icDioSubl1.1 chromosome 2, icDioSubl1.1, whole genome shotgun sequence:
- the LOC130452879 gene encoding IST1 homolog isoform X2, producing the protein MFSSGPNYPKLKTNLRLAISRLKLLQKKKTELTEKSRKEIADYIAAGKVERAKIRVEYIIREDYLVEALEIVEMYCDLLLARFGLISNMKELDEGIAEAVSSLIWVSPRLMSDIQELKVISDLLSSKYGPSYAEACRIESVETISAKLKHKLSIQAPAKLLVEKYMIEIANCYNVDYDPDPQIMAMEKGHDALLIDLSSNNLGGGGSGGLPQPPGFLGYPQPPPLPYMADPMPAPFTYPAPKEKELNIDPSAPPNLPFSYNIPPNGDKEVNTDIGEQLPSYRHLYPNFATPKSGETDSATSKDGEKNENNDSVPKPAPRLKMNDKVYDLPELPSVPNIENDSSSSRDDDIDFDDLTKRFNELKKKY; encoded by the exons atgttttcgagtGGTCCTAATTACCCGAAATTAAAAACGAACCTACGATTAGCGATATCGAGATTAAAACTACtccaaaaaaagaaaacagaatTAACTGAGAAATCCAGAAAAGAAATTGCGGATTATATCGCAGCGGGGAAAGTTGAGAGGGCAAAAATAAGGGTAGAATATATAATTAG GGAAGATTATCTTGTAGAAGCATTAGAAATTGTAGAAATGTACTGTGATTTATTATTGGCAAGATTCGGgcttatttcaaatatgaaagaaCTAGATGAAGGTATTGCAGAAGctgtttcaagtttaatttgGGTATCTCCGCGACTTATGTCCGATATACAa gaattaaaagttatatcaGATCTTTTGAGTTCTAAATACGGACCTTCTTACGCTGAAGCTTGCAGAATCGAATCTGTAGAAACTATAAGTGCTAAATTGAAGCATAAATTGTCGATTCAAGCTCCTGCAAAGCTACTTGTTGAAAAATACATGATTGAAATTGCTAATTGTTATAATGTTGATTACGATCCTGATCCTCAAATAATGGCAATGGAAAAAG GGCACGATGCTCTATTGATAGATCTTTCTTCTAATAATTTGGGCGGAGGTGGTAGCGGTGGTTTACCACAGCCTCCTGGGTTCTTAGGGTATCCTCAACCTCCACCATTACCGTATATGGCTGATCCCATGCCTGCACCGTTTACATATCCC GCTCCAAAAGAAAAGGAACTGAATATAGATCCATCAGCCCCACCAAATCTACCATTTTCTTATAACATTCCACCTAATGGTGATAAAGAAGTTAATACAGATATTGGT gaaCAATTGCCTTCTTATAGACATCTTTATCCCAATTTCGCAACTCCCAAG aGCGGTGAAACTGATTCTGCGACATCAAAAGATGGGGAAAAAAATGAG AATAATGACAGTGTGCCAAAACCAGCTCCAAGATTAAAAATGAATGACAAAGTTTATGATTTACCGGAATTGCCTTCAGTACCGAATATCGAAAATGATTCATCTTCATCAAGAGATGATGATATCGATTTTGATGATTTAACAAAAAGATTTAACGAgctcaagaaaaaatattag
- the LOC130453236 gene encoding clavesin-1-like: MENKSIEIRRINDDNGQYIFEFRKLLQGDNLLKHLKCDDAYLYRFLAAVDYDIANAFQRIKNFYELLSENPKWFSMGGLIDKRRLIQKDISIILDKHDKEGRPIYLLKLDKINPITMDFVKDLVILQDLCCEGIFINNMDISMKGLCIIVDAANIPLNVIKWATPHIIKTSIKRIYSMPIKDFRYHIVNTTTFFNIILQIVWPFLPQHIKEQIKFHSFDYKSLHQHIDKDSLPKEYGGTQKINTTELRRTLLDCENKIAHNFQVNRRLFLDAITN; the protein is encoded by the exons ATGGAAAACAAATCTATAGAAATTCGTCGTATTAATGATGATAATggacaatatatttttgaattcagGAAATTATTACAAG gagataatttattgaaacatctAAAATGCGACGATGCTTATTTGTATCGATTTTTAGCTGCAGTTGATTACGATATTGCAAATGCTTTCCAACGG ATCAAAAATTTTTACGAATTATTGTCAGAAAATCCTAAATGGTTTTCAATGGGAGGTTTAATCGATAAAAGACGGTTAATACAAAAAGACATAAGCATCATATTAGATAAACATGATAAAGAAGGAAGGCCCATTTATTTACTGAAATTAG ATAAAATCAACCCTATCACTATGGACTTTGTCAAGGACTTGGTAATTTTGCAAGATCTTTGTTGTGAaggaatatttattaataatatggaTATATCGATGAAAGGACTTTGTATAATAGTAGATGCTGCCAACATTCCTCTTAATGTTATAAAGTGGGCAACGCCGCATATTATTAAAACTTctattaaaagaatttattcTATGCCGATAAAAGATTTTCGGTATCACATTGTTAATACCAcgacttttttcaatataatattgcAAATAGTATGGCCATTTTTGCCACAGCATATCAAAGAACAG ataaaattccATTCATTTGATTACAAATCATTACATCAACATATAGATAAGGATTCCCTCCCCAAAGAATACGGTGGTACTCAAAAAATTAACACTACTGAACTTCGACGTACCTTATTagattgtgaaaataaaatagctCATAATTTTCAAGTTAACAGAAGGTTATTTTTAGACGCCATTACAAACTag
- the LOC130452879 gene encoding IST1 homolog isoform X1 has translation MFSSGPNYPKLKTNLRLAISRLKLLQKKKTELTEKSRKEIADYIAAGKVERAKIRVEYIIREDYLVEALEIVEMYCDLLLARFGLISNMKELDEGIAEAVSSLIWVSPRLMSDIQELKVISDLLSSKYGPSYAEACRIESVETISAKLKHKLSIQAPAKLLVEKYMIEIANCYNVDYDPDPQIMAMEKGHDALLIDLSSNNLGGGGSGGLPQPPGFLGYPQPPPLPYMADPMPAPFTYPAPKEKELNIDPSAPPNLPFSYNIPPNGDKEVNTDIGEQLPSYRHLYPNFATPKSGETDSATSKDGEKNEENDNESSLDVNIENNDSVPKPAPRLKMNDKVYDLPELPSVPNIENDSSSSRDDDIDFDDLTKRFNELKKKY, from the exons atgttttcgagtGGTCCTAATTACCCGAAATTAAAAACGAACCTACGATTAGCGATATCGAGATTAAAACTACtccaaaaaaagaaaacagaatTAACTGAGAAATCCAGAAAAGAAATTGCGGATTATATCGCAGCGGGGAAAGTTGAGAGGGCAAAAATAAGGGTAGAATATATAATTAG GGAAGATTATCTTGTAGAAGCATTAGAAATTGTAGAAATGTACTGTGATTTATTATTGGCAAGATTCGGgcttatttcaaatatgaaagaaCTAGATGAAGGTATTGCAGAAGctgtttcaagtttaatttgGGTATCTCCGCGACTTATGTCCGATATACAa gaattaaaagttatatcaGATCTTTTGAGTTCTAAATACGGACCTTCTTACGCTGAAGCTTGCAGAATCGAATCTGTAGAAACTATAAGTGCTAAATTGAAGCATAAATTGTCGATTCAAGCTCCTGCAAAGCTACTTGTTGAAAAATACATGATTGAAATTGCTAATTGTTATAATGTTGATTACGATCCTGATCCTCAAATAATGGCAATGGAAAAAG GGCACGATGCTCTATTGATAGATCTTTCTTCTAATAATTTGGGCGGAGGTGGTAGCGGTGGTTTACCACAGCCTCCTGGGTTCTTAGGGTATCCTCAACCTCCACCATTACCGTATATGGCTGATCCCATGCCTGCACCGTTTACATATCCC GCTCCAAAAGAAAAGGAACTGAATATAGATCCATCAGCCCCACCAAATCTACCATTTTCTTATAACATTCCACCTAATGGTGATAAAGAAGTTAATACAGATATTGGT gaaCAATTGCCTTCTTATAGACATCTTTATCCCAATTTCGCAACTCCCAAG aGCGGTGAAACTGATTCTGCGACATCAAAAGATGGGGAAAAAAATGAG GAAAATGATAATGAATCAAGCCTAGATGTCAATATAGAG AATAATGACAGTGTGCCAAAACCAGCTCCAAGATTAAAAATGAATGACAAAGTTTATGATTTACCGGAATTGCCTTCAGTACCGAATATCGAAAATGATTCATCTTCATCAAGAGATGATGATATCGATTTTGATGATTTAACAAAAAGATTTAACGAgctcaagaaaaaatattag
- the LOC130453011 gene encoding alpha-tocopherol transfer protein-like yields MENENKEQKYESFKEFEKLAREKNINRLDKSYLRRFFVGRQYDTVAALKALQNYESFVKRRKERWLTMKKTRIELLMQYQIVEILLSPGIQGQYIVWIRLENWDPGTVEADEILEFSGLLCELLYAEADEIHSIDIIVDLHNFSLKHLYGLSPKFAKRMVFFMAECLPMIMSHIYVVRQPKIFYLVYSLFKPFLDENIRKTIKICGHNYQLLTGTIGKHNLPIEFDGTVNYSKLTRWLNIFHNNRTQKGLKLAGYEFV; encoded by the exons ATGGAAAACGAAAATAAAGAGCAGAAATACGAGAGTttcaaagaatttgaaaaactaGCTAGAG agaaaaatatcaATCGTTTGGACAAAAGTTATTTGAGAAGATTTTTCGTTGGACGACAGTATGATACCGTGGCAGCTTTAAAAGCA CTTCAAAATTACGAAAGTTTCGTAAAAAGACGTAAAGAACGATGGCTGACGATGAAAAAAACAAGAATAGAACTGTTAATGCAATatcaaattgttgaaatattattaagtcCTGGTATTCAAGGACAATACATTGTTTGGATACGATTAGAAAATTGGGACCCTGGAACAGTTGAAGCTGACGAAATTTTAGAG ttttcagGTCTACTCTGCGAGCTTCTTTACGCAGAAGCAGACGAAATTCATTCCATCGAcattatcgtcgatttacataatttttcccTGAAACACTTGTACGGATTATCCCCAAAGTTTGCTAAACGAATGGTGTTTTTTATGGCA GAATGTCTGCCAATGATTATGTCACACATTTATGTAGTTAGACAACCGAAAATATTCTATCTGGTATATTCTTTATTTAAGCCGTTTTTGGATGAGAATAttagaaaaactatcaaaatatgTGGTCATAATTATCAACTGTTGACTGGAACTATTGGAAAACATAATTTACCTATAGAGTTCGATGGTACGGtgaattattcaaaacttaCCAGAtggttgaatatttttcacaacAACCGTACGCAAAAAG GTCTAAAGTTGGCTGGATACGAATTCGTCTGA